From the Motacilla alba alba isolate MOTALB_02 chromosome Z, Motacilla_alba_V1.0_pri, whole genome shotgun sequence genome, one window contains:
- the LOC119696023 gene encoding zinc finger protein 318-like produces MEQQLLLVQPGPPCPKTATARTRCPLPADNSCPRPGSAWPGRRHRAVSGPGGAAPPRGNRGGPGPAAGLRARLPLGARFLRRPLPSHLVVFGELRGAPGDSARSPHPPHAHPSSPSPLSWSRRTRDGH; encoded by the exons ATGGAACAACAACTGCTCCTCGTGCAGCCTGG GCCGCCCTGCCCGAAGACTGCCACGGCACGTACCCGCTGCCCTCTGCCCGCGGATAACAGCTGCCCCCGGCCCGGTTCGGCTTGGCCCGGGCGCCGGCACAGGGCAGTGTCCGGCCCGGGAGGAGCAGCCCCGCCGCGGGGGAACCGCGGAGGTCCCGGTCCAGCGGCGGGGCTTAGGGCGCGGCTGCCGCTCGGTGCGCGCTTTCTCCGCCGGCCGCTGCCTTCGCACCTCGTCGTGTTCGGGGAGCTGCGGGGAGCCCCCGGAGACAGTGCCCGCTCGCCTCACCCTCCCCACGCGCACCCATCCTCGCCCTCACCTCTGAGCTGGTCTCGTCGGACCCGAGATGGACATTAA